DNA from Blastocatellia bacterium:
TGGGCGCGCCACGCGCTTCGCCCATGACGCCTGTGATCTCGTGCCACCGATCGGGCGGATTCAACGGCCAAGGAAACGTCGCGCCGACATTGAGCATGGCCGCGCTGATGCGAGGCAACACGGCGTCAGTCGGCGCCGCCACCGGTTCCGTCGGCGGCTGAATATAGAGCGGCAGCGCCTCAGTCTGCTCAGCCGTTGGCGCTACCGGCGTCACTCGTCGGATCACATAATTCTGCGTGTCAGCGACAACAACATGACCTCGACGATCCACAGCACATCCAGTTGGACGGCCAAATCGCGCTCGCCTGCCTATGCCGTCCGCAAATCCCGCGCGCCCGCCAGCAAACAAATGAACTTCCCCTTCCGGCGTGATGCGATGCACACCCTCGGAATCACTGACAAACAAAAATCTATCATGCGTGACGGCAATGCCAATAGGCGCATGCAGCGTGCCGCCAGGCACGATAGTCACGACTTCGCCTTGAAGCGTAATCTTACGTATCGCGTCATTACCTGTATCGGCGACAAACACATTGCCTTCGCTATCTACGGCCACACCGCAGGGCGTATCAAACAACGCTGCTGTTGCCGGGCCATCCTGCAAGCCGGGCCGCCGGGCGCCAGCCAGCGTGCTGACTTGTCCGTCAGGTGAAATCCTTCGAATACAATCATTGTAGCTGTCGGCAACAATGATCGAACCGTCGTCACTGACCGCGATGCCGATTGGCCCATCAAATTGCGCCTGGAGCGCCGGGCCATCTCGATGGCCGCGCGCGCCCTGGCCAGCTAGCGTGCTGACCTGTCCCTGAGGCGTGAGTCGTCGAATCCGGTTGTTAGCCGTATCAGCGATGAAGATATTCCCGTTGGCGTCCAGCGCAACACCTGACGGCGTATTGAACGCCGCGGCCGTGGCCTGACCATCGGCGTATCCTTCACGCGAGCCGGCCAGCGTTTCAACGTGCCCCCGCGGGGTGATGCGTCGGATGCGGTTACTATCGCCGCCATCGGCGACGATCACGTTGCCATTAGCGTCAATGGCGACGCCAAATGGATCACTGAATCGCGCTGCTGGCGCCGGGCCGTCATCAACACCGCCAATCCCATCGCCCGCCAGCGTCGTGACGTGGCCGACTGCTCTCGGATCAGTCGGAACATAGCGGCGGCTGAGCCAATACAGAGCGCCGACTGTCACGAGGAGCACAATCACCATGACCATGATGTCTTTTTTCATCACGGTTTGTTCTACCACACAGCGTTAACATTGCAAACGCTCGACGAGTATCAACCTTCCTGAAAAAAATCGGGTATTATGCCCCTGGCTCCTGGCTCTCGACCCATGCTGGCCTTTACGCGGACTATTGGTACTGCAAGCGCCTCCTAATCATCCCAGCGGCCGGGGATCGGCGTATGGCATTTGGGACAAGCGCCAGCCGTGATGTTATTCTGCAAAACGCGAAAACCAACGCGCTCGATCAGCAACGCATGACACTGCGGGCAATAGGTATTCTCCAGCGTCCCAAGACGGCCGGGCAAGTTGCCGGCATAAACGTAGCGCAAGCCTTCGTTCTGTCCAATTTCAGCCGCGCGGATCAAGGTGCTGGCTGGCGTATTGTCGGGATCAGTCATCTTGTAGTCTTTATGAAATGCGGTTACATGCCAGGGAATGTCAGGCGACACAGAGACGATAAATTGGGCTATGTCGCGCAGCTCTTCATCGGAATCGTTGTAACCGGGAACGACCAGCGTGACAATCTCCAGCCAGAAGCCGCGCGCATACACCATCTGGATGGTATCCAGGACGTTTTGCAGCACACCACCGAGTCGGCGATAACTGCGGTCGCGGAATGCTTTCAGATCAATTTTGTACAAGTCCGTCCATGGACGAATGTAATCGAGGACTTCAGGCGTCGCGTTGCCATTGGAGACGTAGCCGGTAATGAAGCCGTGTTCTTTGGCTTGCTTGAAGATGGTCACTGCCCACTCGCTGGTGATGAGCGGCTCGTTATAGCTACTGACCACCAGCTTGGCTTTGTAGCGCCGAGCTGCTGCGATGATCCGTTCTGGCGTCACCTGCTGAGGCAGGGAGACGGCGCGCGGATCACGTAGCGATTGGCTGGTGATCCAATTTTGACAATACGCGCAGTGCAGGTCGCAGCCGAGCATGCCGAATGTCAACGCCAGCGAGCCGGGGTAGACATGGAAAAATGGCTTTTTCTCCGTCGGATCGCACGCGATCGTGCCGACGTAACCGGCTGGCACGTACAACACGCCACCCTCGTTGTACCGCACGCGACAGATGCCGTCCAGTCCTGGCAAGATCACACAACGATGACCGCAGGCGTAGCAACGCACTTTTTGATCGGGGAGCTTTTCGTAAAGTTCGCCCTCGCGAGCGAAAGTCTTTAAGACATCCTTCAGCGTCATCGTCTCGGCCATGATGGTTGCTCCCATGTTCGTAGCTAATTATCTTCTGCGCTGGCCGGTGACGCAATCCTCATTTTGTCAATGACCGATTGCTGATCAGCCAATCTTTGCCTACACTGTGCCCCTCGCTGATGAACTACCTGACGCTACTGAACGAACGTCAACGTCAAGCCGTGACCAACACTGGAGGACCGCTGTTGGTGGTGGCTGGCGCCGGCTCAGGCAAGACGCGCGTCATTGCCTATCGAATCGCTTACTTAATTGACCATCTCGGCATTGAACCGTCTCGCATCCTGGCAGTCACGTTCACTAACAAAGCAGCCGATGAGATGCGCCACCGCGTCGAACAAATCCTCGAAGGCCGGCTGTCCGGGCAACCATGGGTTTCCACGTTTCATAGTTTTTGCGTCAGATTGCTGCGCCAGCATCTGGACGGCACCGAGGGGTACACACCTCATTTTTCTATCTACGACGACGATGATAGTCAGCGGGTCATCAAGGCCGCGATCGCCGATCTGGAGATTGATGAACAGATACTCTCACTGCGCGCCATTCAAGCCGCCATCAGTCACGCGAAAAGCCGTGGCATGCAAGCGGCCGATTACCAAGTTGCCCACGGCAGTGACGCGCGAAAGGCGGTCGTGGCCAAAGTCTTTCAGCTTTATGAACAGCGCCTGCGCGCAGCCAATGCGCTTGACTTTGATGACCTGCTGCTGAAGACAGTCCAATTGCTGCGCCGTGACAAGGCCCTTCGCGAGCACTACAACGAGCGATTTCAACATATCCTCGTGGATGAATATCAAGACATCAATCGTCCCCAATTTAACTTAATCCGACTGCTCACCGAGAAGCAGCAGAATCTTTGTGTCGTCGGCGACCCGGATCAGAGTATCTACAAGTTTCGCGGCGCTGACATTCAGAACATCATAGATTTTCAGGCGCATTATCCCACGGCGACCGTCATTACGTTGGATCAAAACTACCGCTCCACCCAGCGCATCTTGCGTGTCGCCAATCACGTCATCCGCCATAATCGGCAGCGTCCGGACAAATCGCTCCGCACAGAGAATGAGGATGGGCCGCGCGTCGCTTATTATCATGCCTTCAACGGCGAAGAGGAGGCTTGGTTCGTCGCGCGAACGATCAAGCAGCACCTTGAGCAACCGCAGGACGGTTCCAAGTGCCGAGTGGCTGTGCTGTATCGCACAAACGCGCAGTCTCGCTTGTTTGAGGAAGCCTGTCGGCGTGAACAAATCAGATTCAACATCGTGGGTGGTTTCTCATTCTATAAGCGAGCCGAAGTCAGAGATGTTGTCGCCTACGTCAAAGCGGCCCTCAATGCTCGTGATGACGAAAGCCTGCGCCGCATCATCAACACGCCGCCGCGCGGCATCGGTCAAAAGACCCTTGAGGCTATTGACGCGGTGGCCCGCCAGCGCAATCTCTCGTTGTGGGACACGCTGACGCTGATGCTGGCTCAACAAAAGCTGCCAGCTCGAAGCCTGCAACCGCTACAAGCCTTTCACGAGTTGATCGAACATCTAGCGTCCCTGGCGCGCACGGGCTCGACCTCGGCTGTGATCAGAGCAGCCATGGAAGAAACCGGGTATGTTCGCGCGCTGAAGCAAAAATCGTTGTCCGCTGCCGATGCGTTGGACGCGGAGAACCGATTGCTCAACCTTGAAGAATTATTGAGCGCAGCCACTGAAGCGGAAGAGCGCGGCGAATCACTGCGCGACTTCATTGACCATGCGGCGCTGGTTTCCGATGCCGACGACTACGAGCCCGATGCGTCGGTCACACTGATGACGATGCACAGCGCCAAAGGACTTGAGTTCAACGTCGTTTTCATTGTCGGGTTGGAAAACGGATTGTTTCCACACGCGCGCTCGACGGACGATCCGGCAGAGTTAGAGGAAGAGCGCCGATTGTGCTATGTGGCAATCACGCGCGCGCAGCAGCAGCTTTATGTCACGCACGCTCGGTCACGTCGCTTGCGCGGCGAGGAG
Protein-coding regions in this window:
- a CDS encoding NHL repeat-containing protein, giving the protein MVEQTVMKKDIMVMVIVLLVTVGALYWLSRRYVPTDPRAVGHVTTLAGDGIGGVDDGPAPAARFSDPFGVAIDANGNVIVADGGDSNRIRRITPRGHVETLAGSREGYADGQATAAAFNTPSGVALDANGNIFIADTANNRIRRLTPQGQVSTLAGQGARGHRDGPALQAQFDGPIGIAVSDDGSIIVADSYNDCIRRISPDGQVSTLAGARRPGLQDGPATAALFDTPCGVAVDSEGNVFVADTGNDAIRKITLQGEVVTIVPGGTLHAPIGIAVTHDRFLFVSDSEGVHRITPEGEVHLFAGGRAGFADGIGRRARFGRPTGCAVDRRGHVVVADTQNYVIRRVTPVAPTAEQTEALPLYIQPPTEPVAAPTDAVLPRISAAMLNVGATFPWPLNPPDRWHEITGVMGEARGAPNHVALDHLHSGLDIRGNWGEPVVCVLNEKVSDPLPAWGFDESHEGIRLGLMSYIHIFVGRDADGRLLSSARFLPRFDEAGQLSGVRVRRGTRFNVGDLIGTINRLYHLHLSFGPRYAPANPLQFPFIALKDTVAPIIEPNGLEVLGANGQPLTATRDGRLALSGDVDIVVTAYDRMDGNARHRKLGVYKAGYQILTDAGAPLSGFEQPLINLQFNRLPPDDESVLLVYAPGSGVSAYGTPTRFRYIVTNRVRDGRAQDGVLRTSQLAPGLYQLKVIVQDYAGNQCVRQWPVVVEPSK
- the amrS gene encoding AmmeMemoRadiSam system radical SAM enzyme encodes the protein MAETMTLKDVLKTFAREGELYEKLPDQKVRCYACGHRCVILPGLDGICRVRYNEGGVLYVPAGYVGTIACDPTEKKPFFHVYPGSLALTFGMLGCDLHCAYCQNWITSQSLRDPRAVSLPQQVTPERIIAAARRYKAKLVVSSYNEPLITSEWAVTIFKQAKEHGFITGYVSNGNATPEVLDYIRPWTDLYKIDLKAFRDRSYRRLGGVLQNVLDTIQMVYARGFWLEIVTLVVPGYNDSDEELRDIAQFIVSVSPDIPWHVTAFHKDYKMTDPDNTPASTLIRAAEIGQNEGLRYVYAGNLPGRLGTLENTYCPQCHALLIERVGFRVLQNNITAGACPKCHTPIPGRWDD
- a CDS encoding UvrD-helicase domain-containing protein produces the protein MNYLTLLNERQRQAVTNTGGPLLVVAGAGSGKTRVIAYRIAYLIDHLGIEPSRILAVTFTNKAADEMRHRVEQILEGRLSGQPWVSTFHSFCVRLLRQHLDGTEGYTPHFSIYDDDDSQRVIKAAIADLEIDEQILSLRAIQAAISHAKSRGMQAADYQVAHGSDARKAVVAKVFQLYEQRLRAANALDFDDLLLKTVQLLRRDKALREHYNERFQHILVDEYQDINRPQFNLIRLLTEKQQNLCVVGDPDQSIYKFRGADIQNIIDFQAHYPTATVITLDQNYRSTQRILRVANHVIRHNRQRPDKSLRTENEDGPRVAYYHAFNGEEEAWFVARTIKQHLEQPQDGSKCRVAVLYRTNAQSRLFEEACRREQIRFNIVGGFSFYKRAEVRDVVAYVKAALNARDDESLRRIINTPPRGIGQKTLEAIDAVARQRNLSLWDTLTLMLAQQKLPARSLQPLQAFHELIEHLASLARTGSTSAVIRAAMEETGYVRALKQKSLSAADALDAENRLLNLEELLSAATEAEERGESLRDFIDHAALVSDADDYEPDASVTLMTMHSAKGLEFNVVFIVGLENGLFPHARSTDDPAELEEERRLCYVAITRAQQQLYVTHARSRRLRGEEISCEPSLFLQEMPLDELEDLSNGPSWLQTCAPPTRSHIAAVTTKPTRPFQGKTYNSVESLQGFFKQKGINVNIEKPASRKTAAGQQSGLAVGSRVRHPKYGVGQVIHCEDQGDDVKLTIRFPGFGDRKMLQRLAQLEKL